One window of Trifolium pratense cultivar HEN17-A07 linkage group LG5, ARS_RC_1.1, whole genome shotgun sequence genomic DNA carries:
- the LOC123885472 gene encoding arabinogalactan protein 13-like: MEAMKMNQFFAMMVLAMMIATSSVSAADSSPAPSPTSDATTLFVPTIIASFVALAFGLFF; this comes from the coding sequence atggAGGCAATGAAGATGAATCAATTTTTTGCTATGATGGTTTTGGCCATGATGATTGCCACATCAAGTGTTTCAGCTGCAGATTCATCACCAGCTCCAAGTCCTACATCTGATGCTACCACCCTTTTTGTGCCAACAATTATTGCTTCCTTTGTTGCTCTTGCATTTGGactttttttctaa
- the LOC123885621 gene encoding arabinogalactan protein 13-like: MEAMKIKQFFAMMVVAMMMAASSVSAADSSPAPSPTSDATTLFVPTIIASFVALVYGLLF, translated from the coding sequence ATGGAGGCAATGAAGATTAAGCAATTTTTTGCTATGATGGTTGTGGCCATGATGATGGCAGCATCAAGTGTTTCAGCTGCAGATTCATCACCAGCTCCAAGTCCTACATCTGATGCTACCACCCTTTTTGTGCCAACAATTATTGCTTCCTTTGTTGCTCTTGTGTATGGACTTCTTTTCTAA